GGTGGTCAGAATGTCAGGCGTAATGCCGTAATGCATGTACGAGAACAGCTTGCCGCTGCGCCCCATGCCGCACTGCACTTCATCAAACACCAGCAGCGCCTGATGCTGGTCGCACAGTTCACGCACGCCCTTGAGAAACTCAGGGGTCGCTGGCGTTACGCCACCTTCGCCCTGAATCGGCTCCAGCACCACCGCACAGGTGTGGTCATCCATTACCGCTTTCACGGCATCCAGATCGTTAAACGGCACATGCACGATATCCGCCGGTTTCGGGCCAAAGCCGTCGGCGTATTTCGGCTGCCCGCCGACCGATACGGTAAACAGCGTACGACCGTGGAACGACTGATAAAACGAAATGATTTTGGTTTTGTACGGGCTGTGGCGGGTTATCGCATAATGGCGCGCCAGCTTGAACGCCGCTTCATTGGCTTCTGCGCCGGAGTTGGCAAAAAACACACGGTCGGCAAAGGTGGCGGCAATCAGCTTGCTGGCCAGGCGCAGCGCCGGTTCATTGGTGAACACATTACTGGTGTGCCAGAGCATTTCACCCTGCTCTTTCAACGCCGCCACCAGCGCCGGATGGCAATGGCCCAGCGCCGTCACCGCGATACCGCCGGAAAAGTCGATGTACTCTTTGCCTTGTTGATCCCACACCCGGCTTCCCTTGCCTTTTACCGGCACAAACTGCGCAGGTGCATAAACCGGAAGAATAACCTTGTCGAATGTATCCCGTGTTACTGCTGTTTTTTCTGTCGCCATCTGCGGCCCCGTCGTGTTATTCCGTGACTACCAGTGAAAATATAGTCAATAAATATGCATAAAAAATCAAAAATAGGCAATCCCTAATCTGCCTGTGTGCGCGTGGTGCGGGTTATCCGGCTATAAATCAAGGAAATTTCTCAATAGCTGGTGCCCTTGCTGGCTGAGAATACTTTCCGGGTGAAACTGCACCCCTTCAAGCGGCAAGGTGCGATGACGCACCCCCATGATCTCATCCATCGCGCCATCGCGCGCCGTCCAGGCGGTCACCTCAAAGCAATCGGGCAACGAGGCGTGTTCCAGAATCAGCGAGTGATAGCGCGTCACCGTCAGCGGATTCGCCAGCCCGCGAAACACCCCCTGCGCGGTATGACGCACCGGTGAGGTTTTGCCATGCATCACCTCGCGCGCCCGCACCACGCGTGCGCCAAAAACCTGACCCAGCGCCTGATGACCCAGGCACACGCCAAGAATCGGTAATTTACCGGCAAAGTGGTGGATGGCGGCCAGCGAGATACCGGCGTCGTCCGGCGTGCAGGGGCCAGGAGAAATCACCAGTTGCTGTGGGGCTAACTGTTCGATATCGGCCAGCGTCAGCGTGTCGTTACGCCTGACCTGCACCTGAGCGCCCAGCTCACAAAAATACTGATAGAGGTTGTAGGTAAAGGAGTCGTAGTTATCGATAAGCAGCAGCATGTTTTATTTAACTTACTGATATATAATAAGTAAAATACGGATAGCACTCTGCGATACCCACAAAAATACCCGCAATTTTTCTTATTTGGCGAAAAATCTGCATCTGCAATAGCAGGATAGCGTCTGGCACCGTATAAAAATAACAGGCCGGAACAGGCAGCACAGCAGCCAGTCGGCTATCCGACGTGTGAATGCCGCGCTAATCCTAACCCAGTGACAGCTTAAGCTGCATCCCGCAGGCCGCGGCATATCGTTGTAAGGTTGAGATACTGGCACTGGAAACATTTCTCTCAAGGCGGCTTACCGCAGGTTGGCTTACCCCCATACGAGCGGCGATCTCTGTACTTGTCAGACCTGACCTGGACTTCATTTCGATCAGAACAGCGCGAAGCGCTTCTTCTTGAGTTTCGTCCTCATACGCTTTTTTAACTTCAGGATGAGAAAGCGCTTTCGCTTTAACATCAGAAAATCGGATACCTTTAACTGCCATCTTGCAATTCCTCCCATCTTGACGTTGCCAGCGCTATTTCAGCTTTCGGGGTCTTAGGGGTTTTCTTGATGAATGTCCTTAAAATATAGATCTTACGTCCTTTGGCGTAAGCAAAAAACGTTCTGCTGATGTCTTTTCTACCAACCCGTAGCTCAAACAATCCATCTTCAATGATGTCCGTGTCGGGATATCTTAGCCCGGGCCCTCTAGCTTCAAGCTTTTCCAGCCCTTTAAGCGCCTTTGCCTGCATAACAGGTTCGAGGTCATAAATTTCGCTTGCAGCTTCGGGGTGAAAAATCAATTCATACATGTCAGTCCCCTTATCTGTGGGGGATTATAAGTTATAAGTTATAAGTTATAATAACTCAAAAGTTATATTTTGAATGCAGGAAAGATCACAGCATGCTCTGCCGGAGTAAGCCATGAGTAAACACCCCCACGTTCCGCGTTTTGATAATGGCACGATGTTTTCACCATACAGCGCGATCCGGTCATCCCTGACGAGTTTATCCAGCCAGCGGGTAAACTTTTTGGAGACATCAAACCCCATCGCCTGCATATCGTCGCGCACCAGTGCGCGGGTGCAGCCGTCGCCACTGGCCGTGTACGAGCGGACGCTTCCCGCGAGTGGCGAAGGAAAGACCGCAGAAATATGGAAAAGCGTATAAAAAACGCCAGTCAGTGGCTTAACTGACTGGCATTACTGTCATCAACAGCGGTGTTGCGTGGATAAAATTATGACGGAATTTTGCAGACTTCAGGTAGTTTGAATATTCATCAAAAGGGAGTAATCTAGCACCAAGTGCTATAGTTAAGGGATGGAATGCTGGCCTGATGCGTGTATTCAAAACCAAATGGTTTACTAAGGCGGCTAAATCCCACGCTATCAAGGATAGTGAGTTATGTCAGGCCATTGAGGCGGTGACTCAGGGGAAAAAGGCGGATGATCTCGGCGGCGGCGTTTACAAGAAACGCCTTAACCAAAACCGCGATCGCGCCATCATACTGGCGAAAGGCGGGGAACATTGGTTTTACACGTTCCTGTATGCCAAGCAGGATATGGCGAACATTGATGATCGTGAACTGGCCGGGTTCCGCGAACTGGCGAAGCACTATGCCAACCTTGCCGATGAAAAGATTACGGCACTGATTAAGCGTAAAGAACTGGTGGAGATTTGCCATGACTGCAAAAAGTAAATTCAAAAGCCCGGCATTTGAGGCCATTCACAGCGCCGCGTCTGGCTTATTCAGCGTTGATGCCATCCCACAGGAAACCATGCGCAATTTTGACAAAGCGTGCCTTAACAGTGTCGAGTTTCTTCAGCCACTGGAAATTAAAGCGCTGCGTGAGAAGTTAAACGTCAGCCAGCCAGTTTTCGCCCGCTACCTGAACACCAGTGTTTCAACAGTGCAGAAATGGGAAAGCGGCGCAAAACGCCCTAGCGGGTTGTCGCTGAAACTGCTTACCGTGGTGCAAAAGCATGGGTTGAAGGTGTTGGTTTGAGTTATCGGCTGGTTATTTGGGGAGATAGATTGACAGCGGACATTACTAGTATCCTCTAATGTTAAAATATGGTGAGCAGGTCAGGTAAAAGCAGGGTCGCATCGCGTGACGCGTGGCTGAGTGTGAACGCCAGCGCACAGCGGTTCAAAACCGGGCTCTCACCCGGTTTCATCACGCAGTACCGCAGGGTTAAATTGCTTGCGAAATTCAATCGGCGTCAGCCCGGTATACCGCTTAAACATCTTCTCGAAGTGGCTCAGGTCGCCATAACCGCAATCGAGATAAAGATTGGTTATCCGGCTCATTGGGTGGCATTCGAGCCGCTGGCAGGCATAAAAAATACGCACCTGATTCAAAATCTGCTTAAACGACAGCCTCAGGCTATTTTTCAGCAAATAAGAGAGATGCGACGGGCTGATATGGGCATTTTCCGCCAGCTCAATCAGCGTCACCTCACGCTGAAAATGTTCGCCCAAATACATCAGCGCCTTGATAACAGACGGATGAAACTGCTGGAGCGCCTGATTATCTCGATGCAAAATCGCGTCACACAGTGCCCGGTTGATAAGCCGCCGCCCATCACCGGCCGTGGATGCCGTCATAATATGCGGCAGAATGCGCCCGGCCTGGCGCAAATCAATTTCCGTCTCATCACTGAGCATCAATAACCGCGCAATACTGTGCCATAGCTGGCGCACATTGCCCGGCCAGTCATACTGCTGCAATCGCTTTAGCACATCAGGGTGTAACGTCTGACGGGCTGACTGCCGGTAAGCCAGACTCGCGCTGTGAATCAGTTCATTGATATCCTGCGTGCGCCCTTTTAATGCCGGGATGGATAACATTTCCACGCCCAATTCTGACACCAGATCCACTGCCGATTGCGCCAGTACAGCCTGGCTATAGGGCTGCTGTGCATGCAGGCAAAACAGCCATTGCAGCCGCTCATGCCTGTCACGCATCTGCCGCACATACGGCAAAATGTCCTGACGCCGGGACTCGGTAAGCGTATCAAAATCGAGGAAACAGAGTGCCTGTGCCTGATGGGAGCACAGATCATCGGCAATCGCCGCCAATTGAGTCCCCAGATCGTTATCCGGCGATAATTCAAGATATGTGTGTTGTAAGGCCAGCAGTCTGGCGCGAATATAGGCCATCACTTCCGATAAATCCGCCCCCGGCTCACCGGATAACAGCAGCGGCGTTCCGGCAGATAAAAGAAGATCTATTTTCCCGCGCAACGCTGAAGGCAAAAAAATAAATTCGGGGATATGATGCACACCGGCATAACCACGGTGTTCATAGCCATTGAAAGGGATATTCCCGGCGGGAATAC
This sequence is a window from Dickeya aquatica. Protein-coding genes within it:
- the argD gene encoding bifunctional acetylornithine/succinyldiaminopimelate transaminase, with translation MATEKTAVTRDTFDKVILPVYAPAQFVPVKGKGSRVWDQQGKEYIDFSGGIAVTALGHCHPALVAALKEQGEMLWHTSNVFTNEPALRLASKLIAATFADRVFFANSGAEANEAAFKLARHYAITRHSPYKTKIISFYQSFHGRTLFTVSVGGQPKYADGFGPKPADIVHVPFNDLDAVKAVMDDHTCAVVLEPIQGEGGVTPATPEFLKGVRELCDQHQALLVFDEVQCGMGRSGKLFSYMHYGITPDILTTAKALGGGFPVSAMLTTEEIASVMAVGTHGTTYGGNPLACAVAEAALDVINTPEVLSGVAENHARFVSALERINAQYAIFDEVRGMGLLLGAQLKPAWHGRARDFLAASAELGLMILVAGPDVIRFVPSLVITPQEIDQGMALFEKAVAQVVQGA
- a CDS encoding aminodeoxychorismate synthase component II, yielding MLLLIDNYDSFTYNLYQYFCELGAQVQVRRNDTLTLADIEQLAPQQLVISPGPCTPDDAGISLAAIHHFAGKLPILGVCLGHQALGQVFGARVVRAREVMHGKTSPVRHTAQGVFRGLANPLTVTRYHSLILEHASLPDCFEVTAWTARDGAMDEIMGVRHRTLPLEGVQFHPESILSQQGHQLLRNFLDL
- a CDS encoding helix-turn-helix domain-containing protein; its protein translation is MAVKGIRFSDVKAKALSHPEVKKAYEDETQEEALRAVLIEMKSRSGLTSTEIAARMGVSQPAVSRLERNVSSASISTLQRYAAACGMQLKLSLG
- a CDS encoding type II toxin-antitoxin system RelE/ParE family toxin, which gives rise to MYELIFHPEAASEIYDLEPVMQAKALKGLEKLEARGPGLRYPDTDIIEDGLFELRVGRKDISRTFFAYAKGRKIYILRTFIKKTPKTPKAEIALATSRWEELQDGS
- a CDS encoding type II toxin-antitoxin system RelE/ParE family toxin is translated as MRVFKTKWFTKAAKSHAIKDSELCQAIEAVTQGKKADDLGGGVYKKRLNQNRDRAIILAKGGEHWFYTFLYAKQDMANIDDRELAGFRELAKHYANLADEKITALIKRKELVEICHDCKK
- a CDS encoding helix-turn-helix domain-containing protein, whose amino-acid sequence is MTAKSKFKSPAFEAIHSAASGLFSVDAIPQETMRNFDKACLNSVEFLQPLEIKALREKLNVSQPVFARYLNTSVSTVQKWESGAKRPSGLSLKLLTVVQKHGLKVLV
- a CDS encoding helix-turn-helix domain-containing protein: MKTENRLSDTQHSIPAGNIPFNGYEHRGYAGVHHIPEFIFLPSALRGKIDLLLSAGTPLLLSGEPGADLSEVMAYIRARLLALQHTYLELSPDNDLGTQLAAIADDLCSHQAQALCFLDFDTLTESRRQDILPYVRQMRDRHERLQWLFCLHAQQPYSQAVLAQSAVDLVSELGVEMLSIPALKGRTQDINELIHSASLAYRQSARQTLHPDVLKRLQQYDWPGNVRQLWHSIARLLMLSDETEIDLRQAGRILPHIMTASTAGDGRRLINRALCDAILHRDNQALQQFHPSVIKALMYLGEHFQREVTLIELAENAHISPSHLSYLLKNSLRLSFKQILNQVRIFYACQRLECHPMSRITNLYLDCGYGDLSHFEKMFKRYTGLTPIEFRKQFNPAVLRDETG